In Verrucomicrobiales bacterium, the sequence TTCCGGCATCGCCATCTGCATACGGAACGCGAGTTCGAAGGAGTTGAGCCGGCCTTCCAGCGCCGCGTTCGGTCCCACGCGCTGCTGATGGTCCCGGTTCATCTCGGCCAGCAGATCTAGTTGGACCCGCTGTTGTGCCGGGGTTAGCCGGGAATTGCGGATATGCCGGACTACCGCGTCATGAGCTGGCACGGTCGCATTGCCGAGCGGAGTTCCTTGGTAGGCGGCCGGCAGGAACGCCGCTCCCCAGTTGTTCACCCCGCCATGCGCCAGCGTAGGGCAGATGGTTAGAAACCCGGGCAGGTTCTGATTTTCTGTCCCGAGTCCGTAAGTGATCCAAGATCCCATGCTCGGGCGAACGAAATTGTCGGTGCCGGTGTGAAGCTTGAGCAGGGCTCCGCCGTGCGCCGCGTTCGTGCCATGCAACGAGCGGATCACACAGAGATCATCGACGCAGGTCGCCACGTGCGGGAAGAGAGAGCTGACGGGGAGTCCGCTTCGTCCGTAATTCTTAAAGGTCCACGGCGACTTGAGCAGCTCCGCGGTTGGTGCAAATTGCACGCGTGGCTTCTGGCCCGGGAACGGTTTTCCATCGTCGCGATCCAGCAAAGGCTTTGGATCGAAGGTGTCGACCTGGGAAGGGCCGCCCTTCATGAACAGAAAGATCACTCGCTTGGCGCGCGGTGTAAAGTGAGGTCTCTTTGGAGCCAGCGGGTTGGCTGGGGCAGGTTCGCCCCCCGCGTTGGCCAATACAGCCGAGGCAGCCAACCACCCGAATCCCAACGCGGAGCTCTTGAGCATGCATCTCCGTGACATCCTCGGATCAAGACTGAGATCGGGCGCGCTCATGGTCGTTCAGTTCAGGTAGAGAAACTCATTCGCCGCCAGCAGGGTCTGACAAAGGATCCTCCAGGCTTCAGTCCGCGCCTCCAATGCCTGGCCACCCGGGGAGGCAGCGAACGCCTTCAGGAAGACATGGGACTGTTCCCGCTCTTTCGCTGAAGGCGGACGACCGTAGGCGGATACGTAGGCCAACTCCAAGCGCTGGTCCTCGCTCACAGCCTTTCCAGCGCAGAGGCGACTGGCGAAGGCGGAGGCGGCTTGAGCAACCAGATCGCTGTTCATCATGAGCAGGGCCTGAGGCGCTACCACTGTCGCGTTGCGATCCCCGCTGGGAACCGCGGGGTCGGGGTAATCGAACTGTTCGAACAGGTCGTAGAGGTGGTTCCGAACAATCGGAAGATACGCCGCCCTGCGGAGGCTGTCATAGGTCGTCGCATCCTTCGACGTGTGATCGAAGACAAACTCGCGGTTCTTAAGCGGGATCGTTTTGCCGCCCATGGTGAGGTCCAGGGTTCCCGCCACCGCCAACAGGCTGTCACGAACTTCCTCCGCCTCGAGTCGACGGAGGGGGAAGCTGGAGAGAAGCCGGTTTTCTGGATCGCCGGGATTTCGGGCGTTATCGCCTTGCACTGCCATCTGATAGCTGCTGGAGAGCATGAGTAGTCGATGCATTGACTTGAGGCTCCAGTTGGCGGCGATGAATCGCCGTGCCAGCCAGTCCAGCAGTTCTGGATGCGATGGTCGCTCGCCCAGGAGACCGAAGTTATCGGTGCTGGCCACCAATCCGCGCCCGAAATGCCAGCGCCAAATCCGATTGACCATCACGCGGGCGGTGAGGGGGTGTTCGGTGTCGGTAAGCCAGCGAGCCAGTTCCAGCCGTCCGCTCTGCTGATCGCTGAACTGGGGAGGAGCAGCCTGTTGTTGCATCACCTGCGG encodes:
- a CDS encoding DUF1553 domain-containing protein, with amino-acid sequence PQVMQQQAAPPQFSDQQSGRLELARWLTDTEHPLTARVMVNRIWRWHFGRGLVASTDNFGLLGERPSHPELLDWLARRFIAANWSLKSMHRLLMLSSSYQMAVQGDNARNPGDPENRLLSSFPLRRLEAEEVRDSLLAVAGTLDLTMGGKTIPLKNREFVFDHTSKDATTYDSLRRAAYLPIVRNHLYDLFEQFDYPDPAVPSGDRNATVVAPQALLMMNSDLVAQAASAFASRLCAGKAVSEDQRLELAYVSAYGRPPSAKEREQSHVFLKAFAASPGGQALEARTEAWRILCQTLLAANEFLYLN
- a CDS encoding DUF1501 domain-containing protein, with product MLKSSALGFGWLAASAVLANAGGEPAPANPLAPKRPHFTPRAKRVIFLFMKGGPSQVDTFDPKPLLDRDDGKPFPGQKPRVQFAPTAELLKSPWTFKNYGRSGLPVSSLFPHVATCVDDLCVIRSLHGTNAAHGGALLKLHTGTDNFVRPSMGSWITYGLGTENQNLPGFLTICPTLAHGGVNNWGAAFLPAAYQGTPLGNATVPAHDAVVRHIRNSRLTPAQQRVQLDLLAEMNRDHQQRVGPNAALEGRLNSFELAFRMQMAMPEAQDISGESEATRRLYGLDDKVTANFGRQCLMARRFAERGVRFIQVTHSDSEVQWDQHGDLRKGHTKNAAEVDKPIAGLLQDLKATGLLQDTLVLWGGEFGRTPAAQGGRDGRDHNPEGFTMWMAGGGVKAGTAYGATDDYGWYATENKMHLHDLHATILALLGLDHEKLTYRFAGRDFRLTDVSGEVATGIFG